A stretch of the Microtus ochrogaster isolate Prairie Vole_2 linkage group LG2, MicOch1.0, whole genome shotgun sequence genome encodes the following:
- the Ybey gene encoding endoribonuclease YbeY, with translation MSLVIKNLQRVVPIRRVPLRSRMDVVRSILGVKDFDLGIICVDNKRIQHINRIYRKKNVPTDVLSFPFHENLQAGELPQPHSPDDYNLGDVFLGVEYIFHQCRENEDFYDILTVTATHGLCHLLGFTHNSEIEWQKMYNQEKLVLEELNRCTGASLQPLTKGLY, from the exons ATGAGTTTGGTAATTAAAAATCTGCAGCGGGTGGTCCCCATCAGAAGAGTGCCACTTCGCAGCAGGATGGATGTGGTCAGGAGTATTTTAGGAGTGAAGGATTTTGACCTGGGGATCATCTGTGTTGACAACAAGCGTATTCAGCACATTAATAGGATCTACAGGAAGAAAAACGTCCCGACTGATGTGCTGTCTTTCCCATTCCATGag AATCTGCAAGCAGGGGAACTTCCTCAGCCACACTCGCCAGATGACTATAATTTGGGAGATGTTTTTCTGGGTGTGGAGTATATCTTCCATCAgtgcagagaaaatgaagattTCTATGACATCCTAACG GTAACAGCCACCCATGGACTCTGTCACCTCCTGGGCTTCACCCACAACTCTGAGATCGAGTGGCAAAAG ATGTACAACCAGGAGAAACTGGTGCTGGAGGAACTGAATCGCTGCACCGGAGCCAGCCTCCAGCCCCTGACCAAGGGCCTCTACTAA